One segment of Deltaproteobacteria bacterium DNA contains the following:
- a CDS encoding PKD domain-containing protein produces MKLKRTFTALAAILILSTTVFPSIALAQDDIDIAAIRAAIRRSGANWSAAENVVTRRGMNFMSALAAAPVPVVHSTDRFFEPNMSLALPTAIDWRANGGNYVTPVRDQGSCGSCWAFAAVAAVEARDAVFNGIASPTTDLSEQQVLSCSDAGDCVAGGYLSGALDYIQETGTPDESCFAYAGYKKSCASTCGDWASRTVTIDDWSWITTTNYTDTTLIKTALMDGPVPVWYKIYMDFYAYTGGVYQHVWGNYVGNHFVLIVGYNDAEQAWIVKNSWGDDWGMSGYFKIKYADSEFGSWAAAVTPQVDSCALPDLDFVANPTSGPPGTVVYFTETGNKPQCTVTARKWTFGDGTYTSHHNPLHVYNAAGNFTVKYEVTNSAGTFRVEKPALVVIEDDAECHVNADCEDGIGCTVNTCNSQTLTCEIVNNCGDRTLSADCANSAGSGEYTLPIGISDGSNVDAYNFNLDFDNVNLQFKQMTTNGTLLEGRGVFLSCGMEGNGDIGCSGNPYPALEPGSSGVLMNLVFTVLADAGAAEFRPYNMGGDFGGMTGESCTASILLIAGDDDGDDDADDDLADDDVDDDASDDDADDDTWYPDDDADDDSTDDDAADDDAEDDDAADDDAGDDDGLWWDDDDEPDDDDMSPDTNSGGEDDSAVDVDSDEQQQVACGC; encoded by the coding sequence ATGAAACTCAAAAGAACTTTCACAGCCCTGGCGGCGATTCTGATCCTTTCGACGACCGTTTTTCCGTCGATCGCACTCGCGCAGGACGACATCGACATCGCGGCCATCCGCGCCGCCATCCGCCGGTCGGGCGCGAACTGGAGCGCCGCCGAGAACGTGGTCACGCGCCGTGGTATGAACTTCATGTCGGCCCTCGCGGCCGCACCGGTGCCGGTCGTTCATTCCACCGATCGCTTCTTCGAACCCAACATGAGTCTCGCCCTGCCGACCGCCATCGACTGGCGCGCCAACGGCGGGAACTACGTGACGCCGGTGCGCGATCAGGGCTCTTGCGGAAGCTGCTGGGCGTTCGCGGCGGTGGCGGCGGTCGAAGCGCGCGACGCGGTCTTCAACGGCATCGCGAGTCCCACGACCGACCTGTCCGAGCAACAAGTGCTTTCGTGCTCCGACGCGGGGGACTGCGTCGCGGGCGGATATCTCTCCGGGGCGCTCGACTACATCCAGGAAACCGGAACGCCCGACGAGTCGTGCTTCGCGTATGCGGGCTACAAGAAGAGCTGCGCGAGCACGTGCGGCGACTGGGCGTCGCGCACGGTCACGATCGACGACTGGTCGTGGATCACGACCACCAACTACACCGACACCACGCTCATCAAGACCGCGCTCATGGATGGCCCCGTGCCCGTCTGGTACAAGATTTACATGGATTTCTACGCCTACACGGGCGGCGTGTATCAGCACGTGTGGGGCAACTACGTCGGCAACCACTTCGTTCTGATCGTCGGCTACAACGACGCCGAACAGGCGTGGATCGTGAAAAACAGTTGGGGCGACGACTGGGGCATGAGCGGCTACTTCAAAATCAAGTACGCCGACTCCGAGTTCGGCTCCTGGGCCGCCGCCGTGACGCCGCAGGTCGATAGCTGCGCGCTGCCCGACCTCGACTTCGTCGCGAATCCCACCTCGGGACCTCCCGGCACGGTCGTGTATTTCACCGAAACCGGCAACAAGCCGCAGTGTACGGTGACCGCGCGCAAGTGGACGTTCGGCGACGGCACCTACACCAGCCACCACAATCCGCTGCATGTCTACAACGCGGCGGGAAATTTCACCGTGAAGTATGAAGTGACGAATTCGGCGGGAACCTTCCGCGTGGAAAAACCCGCGCTCGTCGTCATCGAGGACGACGCCGAGTGCCATGTGAACGCCGACTGCGAAGACGGCATCGGCTGCACCGTGAACACCTGCAATTCCCAGACGCTGACCTGCGAAATCGTGAACAACTGCGGCGACCGCACGCTCTCGGCCGACTGCGCGAACAGCGCGGGGAGCGGAGAATACACGCTGCCGATCGGGATCTCCGACGGCTCGAACGTCGATGCCTACAACTTCAATCTCGATTTCGACAACGTGAATCTCCAGTTCAAGCAGATGACGACGAACGGCACGCTGCTGGAAGGCCGGGGCGTGTTTCTCTCGTGCGGCATGGAGGGCAACGGCGACATCGGGTGCAGCGGAAATCCGTACCCCGCGCTCGAGCCGGGATCGAGCGGCGTGCTGATGAACCTCGTCTTTACGGTGCTGGCCGACGCGGGCGCGGCCGAGTTTCGCCCCTACAACATGGGCGGCGATTTCGGCGGCATGACGGGCGAATCGTGCACGGCGTCGATCCTGCTCATCGCGGGCGATGACGACGGTGATGATGATGCGGACGATGATTTGGCTGACGATGATGTCGACGATGACGCATCGGACGACGACGCGGATGACGACACCTGGTATCCCGACGACGATGCCGATGACGACAGTACCGATGACGATGCGGCGGATGACGACGCCGAGGATGATGACGCGGCGGATGACGACGCCGGCGACGACGACGGCCTGTGGTGGGATGACGACGACGAGCCCGACGATGACGACATGTCGCCCGACACGAACTCGGGCGGTGAAGACGACAGCGCCGTGGACGTGGACTCCGACGAACAGCAGCAGGTCGCCTGCGGCTGCTGA
- a CDS encoding FG-GAP repeat protein, with protein MRSWLFCVVVSAFLASLIACGEPGDETASEPVSETSDLATGHWASEVQSRIRVEDYRLQPGDGAFTGRNPAQRFTIEMDAGGVMLSVTAHDTDQDWAWSTVGFGREGLVLDAAPASPALGECALPPEYGFGDVCLSLIEYDRGELVEWYANRVGGLEQGFEVFGEPTGNGLLVIEGRVSTALTGRGNADLSEILFADETGDVLRYAGLAVWDANGVPLDSWMEWTDPDTIRLIVDDAGALYPITVDPGLSAAPDWLYEGNPDYAYFGHSVSGAGDVNNDGYDDVIVGAYRYDNGQNGEGRAYTFLGSVSGLQSSPVWTYESDQAYASFGWSVSGAGDVNNDGYDDVMVGAPDYDNGQVGEGRAYAFLGSGSGLQSSPVWTYQSGQSEARFGFSVSGAGDVNGDGSADVIVGADRHSNDQLGEGSAFVFLGSGSGIQSSPAWTYESNQAYAYFGGSVSGAGDINADGYDDVIVGAYSYENGQGAEGRAYAFLGSGSGLQSSPVWTHESNQAYAHFGFSVSGAGDVNNDGYDDVIVGAHWYDNGQDNEGRAYAFLGSGSGLQSPPVWTYESDQTNADFGWSVSGAGDVNNDGYDDVILDAQAYGNGQNGEGRAYVFLGSDSGVESSPVWTAESDQANARFGSSVSGAGDVNGDGSADVIVGAYRFSIGQSNEGRAYVFHGEAPTTTTTTTTTTTTTTTETTTSTTTTTSTTSTTASSTTTTVPTTTGSSTTTTTSGGGGGDDDDDGGCCGC; from the coding sequence ATGCGTTCATGGCTTTTTTGCGTTGTGGTGTCGGCGTTTCTCGCATCCCTGATCGCCTGCGGCGAGCCGGGAGATGAAACGGCTTCGGAGCCGGTTTCCGAAACGTCTGATCTCGCGACCGGCCATTGGGCATCCGAGGTACAGTCCCGCATCCGCGTCGAGGACTACCGGCTTCAACCGGGTGACGGCGCGTTCACGGGACGTAATCCCGCCCAGCGCTTTACCATCGAAATGGATGCCGGCGGCGTCATGCTCTCCGTGACCGCGCATGACACCGACCAGGACTGGGCGTGGTCCACCGTGGGCTTTGGCCGCGAGGGATTGGTCCTCGACGCGGCACCCGCCTCTCCCGCCTTGGGGGAGTGCGCGTTGCCTCCCGAATACGGCTTCGGCGACGTTTGCCTGTCGTTGATCGAGTACGACCGCGGAGAATTGGTGGAGTGGTACGCGAACCGCGTGGGCGGCCTGGAGCAGGGCTTCGAGGTCTTCGGCGAGCCGACCGGGAATGGACTTCTCGTCATCGAGGGTCGGGTTTCAACGGCGCTTACGGGTCGAGGAAACGCGGATCTCTCCGAGATTCTTTTCGCGGATGAAACAGGCGACGTGCTGCGTTACGCGGGCCTGGCGGTGTGGGACGCCAACGGCGTTCCGCTCGATTCCTGGATGGAATGGACGGATCCGGACACGATCCGCCTGATCGTGGATGATGCGGGCGCACTCTACCCGATCACGGTCGATCCCGGCCTGTCCGCCGCACCGGACTGGCTTTATGAAGGCAACCCAGACTACGCCTACTTCGGTCATTCCGTCTCCGGCGCGGGGGATGTGAACAACGACGGCTACGACGACGTGATCGTCGGAGCGTACAGGTACGACAATGGTCAGAACGGTGAGGGCCGAGCCTACACATTCCTCGGATCGGTCTCGGGGTTGCAGTCGTCTCCGGTCTGGACCTATGAGAGCGACCAGGCCTACGCTTCTTTTGGCTGGTCCGTTTCCGGCGCGGGGGACGTGAACAACGACGGCTACGATGACGTCATGGTCGGAGCACCTGACTACGACAACGGCCAGGTCGGAGAGGGACGTGCCTACGCCTTCTTGGGGTCGGGTTCGGGCTTGCAGTCCTCGCCGGTCTGGACCTATCAGAGCGGCCAGTCTGAGGCCCGATTCGGCTTTTCTGTTTCCGGCGCGGGGGACGTGAACGGCGACGGAAGTGCCGACGTGATCGTCGGAGCAGATAGACATAGCAATGACCAACTCGGGGAGGGCAGTGCCTTCGTCTTCCTGGGATCGGGCTCGGGAATTCAGTCGTCGCCTGCTTGGACCTACGAGAGCAATCAGGCCTATGCCTATTTTGGCGGTTCCGTTTCCGGCGCGGGGGATATCAATGCGGACGGCTACGACGACGTGATTGTGGGTGCGTATTCGTATGAAAACGGCCAAGGCGCTGAGGGCCGTGCCTACGCCTTTTTAGGGTCGGGGTCGGGGTTGCAGTCGTCTCCGGTCTGGACTCATGAGAGCAATCAGGCCTACGCCCATTTCGGCTTTTCCGTTTCCGGCGCGGGCGACGTGAACAACGACGGCTACGACGACGTGATCGTCGGAGCGCATTGGTATGACAACGGCCAGGACAACGAGGGCCGTGCCTACGCCTTCTTGGGGTCGGGCTCGGGTTTGCAGTCCCCGCCAGTCTGGACTTATGAGAGCGATCAGACCAACGCCGATTTCGGCTGGTCCGTTTCCGGCGCGGGAGATGTGAACAACGATGGCTATGACGACGTGATCCTCGATGCCCAAGCTTACGGAAACGGCCAGAATGGAGAGGGCCGCGCCTATGTCTTCTTGGGTTCGGACTCTGGGGTAGAATCGTCGCCAGTCTGGACGGCCGAGAGCGATCAGGCGAACGCCCGGTTTGGCAGTTCCGTTTCCGGCGCGGGGGACGTGAACGGCGACGGAAGTGCCGACGTGATCGTCGGCGCATATCGGTTCTCCATTGGCCAAAGCAATGAAGGCCGTGCTTACGTGTTTCACGGCGAAGCGCCAACCACCACAACCACGACCACAACGACCACAACTACCACGACGACGGAAACGACGACATCCACGACAACCACCACATCGACGACCTCAACGACGGCTTCGTCGACCACCACAACAGTTCCGACGACGACAGGGTCCTCGACCACGACGACGACGTCCGGCGGCGGTGGCGGAGATGACGATGACGACGGTGGCTGCTGCGGCTGCTGA
- a CDS encoding FG-GAP repeat protein, which translates to MRLGTIVLVILAALGSLLSCVGSDGETRSEPASNTSELAGGHWSSEVQSRIRVEEYRLQPDDGAFAGRNPAQRFSIEMDADGVSLALTVHDTDHDWTWSTVGFGREGSVLDAASASPAPGDCALPPEYGFGDVCLSQIEYDRGELVEWYANRMGGLEQGFEVFGEPTGNGLLVIEGRVSTTLAGRGNADLSEILFADETGDVLRYSGLSVRDANGVPLDSWMEWVEPDTIRLIVDDAGALYPITVDPGLSDAPDWIFESNQEGAFFGLSVSGAGDVNDDGYDDVIVGAHWYTNGQIGEGRAYVFLGSDSGVQSSPVWTYESDLPEARFGSSVSGAGDVNNDGYDDVIVGAHGFNNVDEFEGRAYAFLGSGSGPQNSPVWIEEPHAQTWFGVSVSGAGDVNGDGNDDVIVGASHASNGHNREGRAYVYLGTDSGIQYSPVWTAEGSQTKGYFGNPVSGAGDVNNDGYDDVLVGQPYFSNGQNYEGRAYVYLGTSSGLQSSPIWIYEGQQDNAILGGSVSDAGDINGDGYDDVVIGAQVYDNGQNNEGRAFVFLGSISGGQSSPVWTQESNQVRAYFGDSVSGAGDVNNDGYDDVVIGAYGYANGQNHEGRAYVFLGTDSGLQSSPVWTHESNWAESYFSSSLSGAGDVNNDGYDDVIVGAYKYDNDQNNEGRACVFHGEMPTTTTTTTTSSSTTTTTTTTTTTTTTTTTTTTATSSSTTSSTASSSTTTTVTTTTGSSTTTTTAGSDDDTGDDDAGDDDTGDDDPPDEDPRGDPIDPIDREKGGDSDDDDDRGSGCSV; encoded by the coding sequence ATGCGCCTTGGGACGATCGTATTGGTGATTCTTGCGGCTCTCGGCTCGTTGCTCTCCTGCGTTGGGTCCGATGGTGAGACGCGTTCGGAGCCGGCTTCCAATACGTCGGAACTCGCGGGCGGACATTGGTCCTCCGAGGTGCAATCCCGCATCCGCGTCGAGGAATACCGGCTTCAACCGGATGATGGCGCGTTCGCGGGACGCAATCCCGCCCAGCGTTTCTCAATCGAGATGGATGCTGACGGTGTTTCCCTCGCGTTGACCGTGCATGACACCGACCACGACTGGACCTGGTCCACCGTGGGATTCGGTCGCGAGGGATCGGTCCTCGACGCGGCGTCGGCTTCTCCCGCCCCGGGGGACTGCGCGTTGCCGCCCGAATACGGCTTCGGCGACGTTTGCCTGTCGCAGATCGAGTACGACCGCGGCGAATTGGTGGAGTGGTACGCGAACCGGATGGGCGGGCTGGAGCAGGGCTTCGAGGTCTTCGGCGAGCCGACCGGGAATGGACTTCTCGTGATCGAGGGTCGGGTTTCCACGACGCTCGCCGGTCGGGGGAACGCCGATCTCTCCGAGATCCTTTTCGCGGATGAAACAGGCGATGTGCTGCGTTACTCGGGTCTTTCCGTTCGGGACGCCAACGGCGTTCCGCTGGATAGCTGGATGGAGTGGGTCGAGCCCGACACGATCCGCCTGATCGTGGATGACGCGGGCGCCCTGTACCCCATTACGGTGGACCCTGGCCTGTCCGACGCACCGGACTGGATCTTCGAAAGCAACCAGGAGGGCGCCTTTTTCGGCTTGTCCGTTTCCGGCGCGGGGGACGTGAACGACGACGGCTACGACGACGTGATCGTGGGAGCACATTGGTATACCAACGGACAAATTGGAGAGGGCCGCGCCTATGTCTTCTTGGGATCGGACTCGGGAGTACAGTCCTCGCCGGTCTGGACCTACGAGAGCGACCTGCCTGAAGCTAGATTTGGCAGTTCGGTTTCCGGCGCGGGGGATGTTAACAACGATGGCTACGACGACGTGATAGTTGGTGCTCATGGATTCAACAACGTCGATGAGTTCGAAGGACGGGCTTACGCTTTTTTGGGTTCTGGATCCGGCCCACAAAACTCTCCGGTGTGGATTGAAGAACCTCATGCGCAGACTTGGTTCGGTGTTAGTGTTTCTGGTGCGGGAGATGTCAACGGAGACGGAAATGACGATGTTATTGTCGGAGCATCTCATGCATCCAATGGACATAACCGAGAAGGCAGAGCCTACGTTTATTTAGGCACAGATTCCGGAATTCAATATTCACCCGTATGGACAGCTGAAGGCAGTCAAACGAAAGGCTATTTTGGCAATCCTGTGTCAGGCGCGGGCGATGTGAATAACGACGGCTACGATGACGTGCTCGTGGGACAGCCTTACTTTTCCAATGGACAGAACTATGAGGGACGAGCCTACGTATACTTGGGAACCAGTTCTGGATTGCAGTCGTCTCCGATATGGATATACGAAGGACAACAAGATAATGCCATCTTGGGAGGGTCGGTTTCAGATGCCGGTGACATTAATGGCGACGGATATGACGACGTGGTCATCGGAGCGCAAGTGTATGACAACGGCCAGAACAATGAGGGCCGTGCCTTCGTCTTCTTGGGATCGATCTCGGGAGGTCAGTCCTCTCCGGTCTGGACCCAGGAGAGTAACCAGGTCCGTGCCTACTTCGGCGATTCCGTTTCCGGCGCTGGAGACGTGAACAACGACGGCTACGACGACGTGGTTATCGGAGCTTATGGTTATGCGAACGGCCAGAACCATGAAGGTCGTGCTTACGTCTTTTTGGGAACGGATTCGGGGTTGCAGTCGTCGCCGGTCTGGACCCATGAGAGCAACTGGGCCGAGTCCTATTTCAGCAGTTCGCTTTCCGGCGCGGGAGACGTGAACAACGACGGCTACGACGACGTGATCGTCGGAGCGTACAAGTATGACAACGACCAGAACAACGAAGGCCGTGCCTGCGTGTTTCATGGGGAGATGCCGACCACCACCACTACCACCACCACCAGCTCCTCCACGACAACAACAACGACGACGACAACGACGACGACGACGACAACGACAACAACAACGACCGCGACTTCATCTTCGACGACCTCCTCGACGGCATCCTCGTCGACCACCACAACCGTTACGACGACGACAGGTTCATCGACGACTACGACGACAGCCGGTAGCGACGACGACACCGGCGACGACGATGCGGGCGATGACGACACGGGTGATGACGACCCCCCCGATGAAGACCCGAGAGGCGACCCCATTGACCCGATAGACAGGGAAAAAGGGGGGGATTCGGACGACGACGACGACCGTGGAAGCGGATGTAGCGTTTAG